In Pedobacter heparinus DSM 2366, the following are encoded in one genomic region:
- a CDS encoding putative sensor domain DACNV-containing protein, translating to MVKHFTPSDLAAFVFKELKRAKIREEKPAEAILNELFNTLYYTSLQTEEGQFIRVTVTLLDHKTIDLSEEGMERFDNWKFFPFEPAIEFSIKNLVKLSKAADPWSSSLSVYYDEHNKLFIYGMVDQTVHYQSFLNYEREEKPLYPGIIQTMINGIGILNVMLDYHPLATLNQHSLVKLYPNVFEYGPVSTFIQQKAEYSNAFLEKKFEHRLNANETEIFNDIIFEYVIQSISRILLKIKNYDHGGAILITEDFETDLSTKYRLTYDRIESAIMNILTSVTHSDLLAEEIKALNRQKGLMPVILHEECEDNELDIEDSYNELIGAIRFVSSLSCVDGLVLMSPHLEVKGFGTVITEKEQPPQVWVNRSSKPTQASIKIDPSHFGTRHQSMFAYCYKHADSLGFVVSQDGEIRAIKCVDGKVMMWENIKVYQFLRSNKMPRLTSRKFSR from the coding sequence ATGGTTAAACATTTTACTCCGAGCGACCTCGCTGCTTTTGTTTTTAAAGAACTGAAGCGCGCTAAGATCAGGGAAGAAAAACCTGCTGAGGCCATCCTGAATGAGTTGTTTAATACGTTGTATTATACCAGTCTGCAGACTGAAGAAGGGCAGTTCATCAGAGTTACTGTCACCTTGCTTGACCATAAAACTATTGATCTTTCTGAAGAGGGAATGGAAAGGTTTGACAACTGGAAATTTTTCCCTTTTGAACCTGCTATAGAATTTTCAATCAAAAATCTGGTAAAATTGTCAAAAGCCGCTGATCCATGGAGCTCGAGCCTGTCCGTTTATTATGATGAGCACAATAAGCTTTTTATTTACGGTATGGTTGATCAGACAGTGCATTATCAGAGCTTTCTGAATTACGAGCGGGAAGAAAAACCTTTATATCCGGGGATTATTCAAACGATGATCAATGGCATTGGTATTCTGAACGTGATGTTGGATTACCATCCTCTTGCTACGCTGAACCAGCATTCGCTGGTCAAACTCTATCCTAATGTTTTTGAATATGGTCCGGTCTCGACATTTATCCAGCAAAAAGCTGAATATTCAAATGCTTTTCTGGAAAAAAAGTTTGAACATCGGCTAAATGCAAATGAAACCGAAATATTTAACGACATTATTTTTGAATATGTGATCCAGTCGATCAGCAGGATCCTGCTCAAAATAAAAAATTATGATCATGGCGGCGCAATATTAATCACGGAAGATTTTGAAACGGACCTGAGTACCAAGTACCGGCTGACATACGACAGGATTGAATCCGCGATCATGAACATCCTCACCAGTGTTACGCACAGCGATCTGCTCGCAGAAGAGATTAAAGCACTGAACCGGCAAAAGGGATTGATGCCTGTAATATTACACGAAGAATGTGAAGATAATGAGCTGGACATAGAGGATAGCTATAATGAGCTGATCGGGGCCATCAGATTTGTATCATCCTTAAGCTGTGTAGATGGTTTGGTACTGATGTCACCCCACCTGGAAGTTAAAGGCTTTGGCACTGTCATTACTGAAAAAGAGCAACCACCCCAGGTTTGGGTAAACAGATCTTCTAAACCCACACAGGCCAGTATTAAAATTGACCCGTCCCATTTTGGCACCAGGCACCAGTCTATGTTTGCCTATTGTTATAAACATGCCGATAGTCTGGGGTTCGTCGTTTCACAGGATGGGGAAATCAGGGCAATAAAATGTGTAGACGGTAAAGTTATGATGTGGGAAAATATTAAGGTTTACCAGTTCCTGAGGAGCAATAAAATGCCTAGGCTGACATCAAGAAAGTTCTCCCGCTAA
- a CDS encoding response regulator transcription factor, translating to MKKCIYVVEDNAAIRDIIEYMLTEDEYEVVASPTVNDFWKQMQKRNPDMVVLDIMLPDGSGLEICETLKRNVKTHDIPVMMMSANNYLNKVKAKCIADEFINKPFDLNDFANRIEHYVHN from the coding sequence ATGAAAAAATGTATTTATGTTGTAGAAGACAACGCGGCAATCAGAGATATCATTGAATACATGCTGACTGAAGATGAGTATGAAGTAGTGGCATCGCCTACTGTTAATGATTTCTGGAAACAGATGCAAAAGCGTAATCCCGACATGGTAGTTCTTGATATCATGCTGCCGGATGGGAGCGGACTGGAAATTTGTGAAACACTGAAAAGAAATGTAAAGACCCATGACATTCCGGTAATGATGATGTCGGCCAACAATTACCTGAATAAGGTAAAGGCGAAATGTATAGCGGATGAGTTTATCAATAAGCCATTTGACCTGAATGATTTTGCCAACAGAATTGAGCATTATGTGCACAATTAA